A genomic stretch from bacterium includes:
- a CDS encoding SAM-dependent DNA methyltransferase yields the protein MPRPSKKSLDKSPKKSKEASSSSSGANIGFEAQLWKAADALRSNMDAAEYKHVVLGLIFLKYISDAFEEQFEKLKADKKHGADPEDPDEYRAVNVFWVPKEARWSVLVKNAKQPTVGKFVDDAMLAIEKDNPTLKGVLPKDYAHQRLDKQRLGQLIDLISNIGLGDAAARSKDILGRVYEYFLSQFASAEGKKGGQFYTPRCIVQLLVEMLAPYKGRVYDPCCGSGGMFVQSEKFVEAHGGKVGDLSVYGQESNHTTWRLAKMNLAIRGMDGNLGKEHADTCHRDLHPDLKADFVIANPPFNDSDWRGELLKDDKRWKYGTPPTGNANYAWVQHFVHHLAPAGLAGFVLANGSMSSNQSGEGEIRKAMIEADLVDCMVALPGQLFYATQIPVCLWFLSRDKKNGRFKDRRGKVLFIDARKLGTMMDRVHRELTVDDIKLIAGTYHAWRGDKETKQKYQDEAGFCKSATLDEIRGHNHILTPGRYVGAAEVEDDGEPFEDKMNRLTATLKEQMTEAAKLDKAIWKNLKELGYGGDQCNNSAKGRTLHRS from the coding sequence ATGCCCCGTCCATCGAAAAAAAGTCTGGATAAGTCCCCCAAGAAGTCCAAAGAGGCATCGTCCTCCTCCTCAGGCGCGAATATTGGCTTTGAGGCGCAGCTTTGGAAGGCAGCCGACGCGCTGCGGTCCAATATGGACGCTGCCGAATATAAGCACGTCGTGCTGGGCCTGATCTTCCTGAAGTATATCTCGGACGCGTTCGAGGAGCAGTTCGAGAAGCTCAAGGCGGACAAGAAGCATGGGGCCGATCCGGAGGACCCGGACGAGTACCGGGCGGTCAACGTGTTTTGGGTGCCCAAGGAGGCGCGCTGGTCGGTGCTGGTCAAGAATGCCAAACAGCCGACCGTGGGCAAGTTCGTGGACGACGCTATGCTGGCCATCGAAAAGGACAACCCGACGCTCAAGGGTGTGCTGCCCAAGGATTATGCCCACCAGCGGCTGGATAAGCAGCGTCTGGGGCAGCTTATCGACCTGATCAGCAACATCGGCTTAGGGGACGCGGCGGCGCGGTCCAAGGACATTCTGGGGCGCGTTTATGAGTATTTTTTGTCGCAGTTCGCCAGTGCCGAGGGCAAGAAGGGCGGGCAATTCTATACGCCCCGGTGTATTGTGCAATTGCTGGTTGAGATGCTGGCACCTTACAAGGGGCGGGTGTATGACCCGTGCTGTGGATCGGGGGGAATGTTTGTGCAGTCGGAGAAGTTCGTTGAGGCGCATGGCGGCAAGGTGGGCGACCTCTCGGTTTACGGGCAGGAATCGAATCACACGACGTGGCGGCTGGCCAAGATGAATCTGGCAATTCGCGGGATGGACGGGAATCTGGGCAAGGAGCATGCGGACACGTGTCACCGCGATTTGCACCCCGACTTGAAAGCCGATTTCGTGATTGCCAATCCGCCGTTCAATGACAGCGACTGGCGCGGCGAGCTTCTGAAAGACGACAAGCGCTGGAAGTACGGCACACCGCCGACGGGGAATGCCAACTATGCGTGGGTGCAGCACTTTGTGCATCACCTTGCGCCGGCGGGACTGGCGGGGTTTGTGTTGGCGAATGGTTCGATGTCGTCGAATCAATCGGGCGAGGGCGAGATTCGCAAGGCGATGATTGAAGCCGATTTGGTGGATTGCATGGTCGCGCTGCCGGGCCAGCTGTTTTATGCGACGCAGATTCCGGTTTGCCTGTGGTTTTTGTCGCGGGACAAAAAGAACGGGCGCTTCAAAGACCGGCGCGGCAAGGTTTTGTTCATTGACGCGCGGAAGCTCGGCACGATGATGGACCGTGTGCATCGCGAATTGACCGTTGACGACATCAAGCTCATTGCGGGGACGTATCACGCGTGGCGCGGGGACAAGGAGACGAAGCAGAAATATCAGGATGAGGCGGGCTTTTGCAAATCGGCCACGCTGGATGAGATTCGCGGACATAACCACATTTTGACTCCGGGCCGCTACGTCGGCGCGGCAGAAGTGGAAGACGACGGCGAGCCGTTTGAAGACAAGATGAACCGCCTCACCGCCACACTGAAAGAGCAGATGACCGAAGCTGCCAAACTTGACAAAGCGATTTGGAAGAACTTGAAGGAGTTGGGATATGGGGGTGACCAATGCAACAACTCTGCCAAAGGTCGCACCCTTCACAGAAGTTGA
- a CDS encoding helix-turn-helix domain-containing protein, producing MAQQNTAVTPNETRSLWKVEEVAKYLQVAVQSVYRWASQNKIPCRKVGGSLRFEPEEVKDWTAAKPKRRGRPPKGLEN from the coding sequence ATGGCCCAACAGAACACAGCAGTAACGCCAAACGAAACCCGTTCGCTTTGGAAAGTTGAAGAAGTAGCAAAGTATCTCCAAGTCGCCGTCCAGTCCGTTTACCGCTGGGCGTCCCAAAACAAAATCCCCTGCCGTAAGGTCGGGGGATCGTTGAGATTCGAACCGGAAGAAGTGAAAGATTGGACGGCAGCAAAGCCTAAGCGCCGTGGCCGCCCGCCAAAAGGCCTTGAAAATTGA
- a CDS encoding site-specific integrase: MATIYKRGKFWHAQFSQNGKLMQRSLGVTSKKLAEVKLGEIIRNLELGIVGLGKHSISNERAFQLFQTEVLDKKSPPWRKRQMQHLMHFQTWIENVAKANFSDLRTAEIDEFMASRRPLISDKTWNDELATLKMFYKWAEEREYIRKNAATGVKRYKVDPKAVRIFTKDEIALITKHATPYQLPFYSLLLTTGLRDGELRNLEWSEVDFENGLIFVRIKKSWQPKTRRGRAVPMAKEAREILHGLPRRGSYVFTTANGKAWAPPRQPWCDLLDRIYKKEGIDLRGQVSLHTFRHTFATVCLMSGIDIKVVSEYLGHTSVKMTEKYLHLLPEHKSREMQKVNFQGLLAGGHGA; encoded by the coding sequence ATGGCGACTATCTACAAAAGAGGAAAATTCTGGCACGCGCAGTTCAGCCAAAATGGGAAACTGATGCAGCGTTCGCTTGGAGTCACTTCAAAGAAGCTCGCCGAGGTTAAGCTGGGTGAAATCATTCGGAACTTGGAACTCGGAATTGTCGGATTAGGCAAGCACTCGATCAGCAATGAACGGGCCTTCCAGCTTTTTCAGACCGAGGTGCTGGACAAGAAGTCACCGCCATGGCGTAAACGGCAAATGCAGCATTTGATGCACTTTCAAACTTGGATCGAGAATGTCGCCAAGGCGAACTTCTCGGACTTGAGGACCGCCGAGATTGACGAATTTATGGCATCGCGACGGCCTTTGATTTCTGACAAAACCTGGAACGACGAACTGGCGACCCTGAAGATGTTCTACAAGTGGGCGGAAGAACGCGAATACATCCGAAAGAATGCTGCAACCGGGGTCAAACGCTACAAGGTCGATCCCAAGGCAGTCCGAATCTTCACAAAGGACGAAATCGCCCTAATTACGAAGCATGCCACTCCCTATCAGTTGCCGTTCTATTCGCTATTGTTGACGACCGGACTGCGCGACGGCGAGTTGCGCAACTTGGAGTGGTCAGAAGTCGATTTTGAAAACGGACTGATTTTCGTGCGCATCAAGAAGAGCTGGCAACCCAAGACAAGGCGTGGCCGGGCCGTTCCCATGGCGAAAGAAGCCCGCGAAATACTCCACGGGCTTCCTCGACGGGGTTCATACGTGTTTACAACTGCGAACGGCAAGGCGTGGGCTCCGCCCCGGCAGCCATGGTGCGATTTGCTTGACCGAATCTACAAGAAGGAAGGAATCGACCTTAGGGGTCAGGTTTCGCTGCACACGTTCCGGCATACTTTCGCGACTGTATGCTTAATGAGCGGAATTGACATCAAAGTCGTTTCCGAATACTTGGGTCACACCAGCGTTAAGATGACCGAGAAGTACCTTCACCTCCTGCCGGAGCACAAATCGCGGGAAATGCAGAAGGTCAATTTTCAAGGCCTTTTGGCGGGCGGCCACGGCGCTTAG
- a CDS encoding NAD(P)H-binding protein, which produces MAQTTVLVMGATGAVGSEVIRQCVNDARISSVAALTRRPLTLKHEKLREIVHEDFLDYSPLIDEFGEIDICYCALGVSQVQVGDPKLYTTITRDYVVKAAQALKAANSEIMFVFVSGAGADASESSGVLWRKVKGETENRLREVLHDRLIIVRPAYIYPIHPRENAPWQERIWSPFYHLKTVMPRFVTDTVEVARAMLELSLSDAPPRLVSNMDLKRWAKGP; this is translated from the coding sequence ATGGCGCAGACTACTGTGTTGGTGATGGGGGCAACAGGCGCGGTGGGATCGGAAGTCATTCGGCAGTGCGTGAACGATGCCCGCATCTCAAGCGTTGCGGCGTTGACGAGGCGACCGCTGACGCTGAAGCACGAAAAGCTCCGTGAAATCGTTCACGAAGACTTTCTCGACTACTCTCCGCTGATTGACGAGTTTGGCGAGATTGATATCTGCTACTGCGCGCTGGGCGTGTCGCAGGTTCAAGTGGGTGATCCGAAGCTCTACACGACGATTACCCGCGATTACGTCGTCAAGGCGGCCCAAGCGCTCAAGGCCGCAAATTCCGAGATTATGTTCGTGTTCGTGAGCGGCGCGGGTGCGGATGCCAGCGAAAGCAGCGGGGTTTTATGGCGGAAAGTCAAGGGCGAAACGGAGAACCGGCTGCGTGAGGTGCTGCACGACCGGTTGATCATCGTGCGCCCGGCCTACATTTATCCCATTCATCCGCGCGAGAATGCACCGTGGCAGGAGCGGATCTGGAGTCCTTTCTATCACCTGAAGACCGTCATGCCGCGGTTCGTGACTGACACGGTGGAAGTGGCGCGAGCGATGCTCGAATTGTCGCTCAGTGATGCGCCACCACGACTGGTTAGTAACATGGACTTGAAGCGGTGGGCCAAGGGCCCGTAG
- a CDS encoding beta-lactamase family protein codes for MRILWIAAAMCAATMLWMGCDTDNDDNVDSPNAPLARQIDSLITATLSPSIPVHSAVAKVEDPVRDFSWTGSAGEADPESNETMTDNHRFRLASVTKPMTAALILRLMEEGAVELDSTAWHYLGDGVGVNFDSLHVWQGTTYGKSITVRQLLQHTSGLPDYVFDGPTNFLGLTEFLLYALANPDKQWEPYEMVQWSYRHLDPIGAPGAEYHYSDTGYVLLGLIAEVVTGQPLAQAYRHYIFAPLGMTQSYLHLHESAVSGGPLSHAFFLSVDTDDYNTSFDWGGGGVVCSASDLTKFIRAIGGNSLFENATTTTFMFDWTMTEPGIEYGMGIEKRTNEHGEFIGHPGAYGSFAYYWVERGISIAGTVNQLDGDVEGFLLDVVDVMK; via the coding sequence GTGAGAATACTCTGGATTGCCGCGGCAATGTGCGCGGCGACTATGTTGTGGATGGGTTGCGATACGGACAACGACGACAACGTGGACAGTCCGAATGCACCGCTGGCGCGACAGATCGACAGTTTGATTACGGCGACGCTCTCCCCTTCTATCCCGGTCCACAGCGCGGTCGCGAAAGTTGAAGATCCGGTGCGGGATTTTTCGTGGACGGGCAGCGCTGGCGAAGCCGATCCTGAGTCGAATGAGACGATGACGGACAATCATCGTTTTCGATTGGCGAGTGTGACGAAGCCGATGACAGCGGCGCTGATCTTAAGGTTGATGGAAGAGGGCGCGGTCGAGCTTGATTCAACCGCATGGCATTACTTGGGCGACGGCGTCGGCGTGAATTTCGACAGTCTGCATGTGTGGCAGGGCACAACTTACGGGAAGAGCATCACCGTCCGGCAGTTGTTGCAGCATACAAGCGGCTTACCGGACTATGTTTTTGACGGGCCGACGAATTTCTTGGGTTTGACGGAGTTTCTGTTGTATGCGCTGGCGAATCCGGATAAGCAGTGGGAGCCGTACGAGATGGTGCAATGGTCGTACCGGCATCTTGATCCGATCGGTGCGCCGGGCGCCGAATATCATTACAGCGATACGGGTTATGTGCTGTTGGGGTTGATCGCCGAAGTAGTGACCGGCCAGCCGCTGGCGCAGGCGTACCGGCACTACATTTTTGCGCCGCTGGGCATGACGCAATCGTATTTGCACTTACACGAGTCGGCGGTGAGCGGCGGACCGCTGTCGCACGCTTTCTTTTTGTCGGTGGATACGGATGACTACAACACGTCGTTCGATTGGGGCGGCGGCGGAGTAGTATGTTCCGCGAGTGATTTAACGAAATTCATACGCGCGATCGGCGGGAACTCGTTGTTTGAAAACGCGACGACGACGACGTTTATGTTTGATTGGACCATGACAGAGCCCGGTATTGAGTACGGCATGGGCATTGAGAAACGCACAAATGAACACGGCGAGTTCATCGGGCACCCGGGCGCCTATGGTTCGTTCGCCTATTACTGGGTCGAGCGCGGCATTAGTATCGCCGGGACGGTGAATCAGTTGGACGGCGACGTTGAGGGATTCCTGCTGGACGTGGTTGACGTGATGAAATAG
- a CDS encoding Dabb family protein, with amino-acid sequence MVRHIVMLKLHEFADGHDKAANALRVKALLDNFVGKIDGLSCMEVGINQVADAQAFDLVLNADLRDWAALEFYRDHPLHREVIALLNKVRSDRTVVDWEVAAS; translated from the coding sequence ATGGTTCGACACATCGTGATGCTCAAACTGCATGAATTTGCGGACGGGCATGACAAGGCGGCGAATGCGCTGCGCGTGAAAGCGCTGCTCGACAATTTTGTCGGGAAGATTGACGGATTGTCGTGCATGGAAGTGGGGATCAATCAGGTGGCGGATGCACAGGCGTTCGATCTGGTGTTGAACGCGGACTTGCGTGACTGGGCGGCGCTGGAGTTTTATCGAGACCATCCGTTACATCGGGAGGTTATCGCGCTGCTGAACAAAGTGCGCAGCGATCGGACCGTGGTGGATTGGGAAGTGGCAGCGAGTTAA
- a CDS encoding VCBS repeat-containing protein, with protein sequence MMVRNCLLTAALLSCAVAWAQVYERITDSPVVRDGGSSANVSWIDVDGDGDLDLFITNDETNQGNFLYLNDGAGHFTAVDDDPILETGGHNVGASWGDYDNDGDADCFVARWSNQSNKLYVNNGDGTFSRGAVPPITNSGGYSETGSWADFDADGWLDLLVTNSSGSNHHNWLYRSNGDGTFALHDEPPFNTDGDDSRSVNWFDFDGDGWLDLFVANENNDHDALYDNLGNGLFASVEGVPPTIDGVSNLTSSVGDFDNDGDFDLFVGSYSSPSRLYRNTGGNYELISNSPACTDNQQAVGSAFADYDNDGDLDLLVTNGFAANGNIYRHNYLYDNDGEGNFSRASNEPIEADSGWGFGCAFGDMDADQDLDLCIARSRNANEDNLLYHNTQAGNRGLVLKLRGTVSNRSAIGALVVLETDTLSGDRQYRIVEAQSGYCGQSQDVHFGVGDANVVQRVTVHWPSTSIESYLNLATDEAYTIVEHGGIVSIDERGLPTPTNFLVMNAYPNPFNAGVTLAAELPTRSATNVEVFNTLGQRVATLFDGTAGPGALALTWQPNALASGIYVVNVTQNSASQTQTIHFIK encoded by the coding sequence ATGATGGTACGGAATTGCTTATTGACGGCGGCGCTCTTGTCGTGCGCGGTAGCGTGGGCGCAGGTGTATGAGCGCATCACCGATTCGCCGGTCGTGAGGGACGGAGGATCGTCGGCAAATGTGTCGTGGATTGACGTAGATGGCGACGGGGACCTTGATTTGTTCATCACAAACGATGAAACGAATCAGGGGAATTTCCTGTATCTGAATGACGGTGCCGGGCACTTCACGGCGGTTGATGACGACCCGATCTTGGAGACGGGCGGGCACAACGTGGGCGCGTCGTGGGGAGATTACGACAACGACGGCGACGCCGATTGCTTTGTGGCTCGATGGTCAAATCAGAGTAACAAGCTTTACGTCAACAATGGCGACGGGACATTCAGCCGCGGGGCGGTGCCGCCGATTACGAACTCGGGCGGTTACAGCGAGACGGGCAGTTGGGCGGATTTCGACGCGGACGGCTGGCTCGATTTGCTCGTGACAAACAGTTCGGGCAGCAATCATCACAATTGGCTCTATCGCTCGAACGGTGACGGGACTTTCGCACTACATGACGAGCCGCCATTCAACACAGATGGTGATGATTCGCGGTCGGTCAATTGGTTTGATTTCGACGGTGACGGATGGCTTGATCTGTTTGTCGCCAATGAGAACAATGACCATGACGCCCTGTACGACAATCTCGGTAACGGGCTGTTCGCGTCGGTCGAAGGCGTGCCGCCTACCATTGACGGGGTTTCAAATTTGACCAGCAGCGTCGGCGACTTTGACAATGACGGCGACTTTGATCTGTTTGTCGGCTCGTATAGCTCACCCAGCAGATTGTACCGCAATACGGGCGGCAACTATGAACTCATCAGCAATTCGCCCGCATGCACGGACAATCAGCAGGCCGTGGGCAGCGCGTTCGCGGATTACGACAACGACGGCGACCTGGATTTGCTCGTGACGAACGGTTTTGCCGCCAATGGAAATATTTACCGACACAATTATCTTTACGACAATGATGGTGAGGGTAATTTCTCACGTGCGAGCAACGAGCCGATCGAAGCTGACAGCGGGTGGGGATTTGGCTGCGCGTTCGGAGACATGGACGCCGATCAGGACTTGGATTTATGCATCGCGCGTTCGCGCAATGCCAATGAAGACAACCTTCTCTACCACAATACGCAAGCAGGGAATCGCGGCCTGGTGCTTAAGCTGCGCGGCACCGTGTCAAACAGATCGGCTATTGGCGCATTGGTTGTTCTGGAGACGGACACTTTGAGCGGCGACCGTCAATACCGCATCGTTGAGGCGCAATCAGGCTACTGCGGACAGTCTCAGGATGTACACTTCGGCGTGGGCGATGCAAACGTGGTTCAACGGGTGACGGTTCACTGGCCGAGCACTTCGATCGAGAGCTACTTGAACCTGGCAACCGATGAGGCTTACACAATCGTCGAACATGGCGGCATCGTGAGTATTGACGAGCGCGGACTGCCGACTCCCACGAACTTTCTCGTGATGAACGCGTATCCGAATCCGTTCAACGCGGGTGTGACGCTGGCCGCTGAGCTGCCGACCCGGAGTGCCACGAACGTAGAAGTCTTTAACACACTGGGCCAACGCGTGGCGACGCTGTTTGACGGCACAGCGGGGCCGGGTGCGCTGGCGCTGACGTGGCAACCGAATGCGCTGGCATCGGGGATTTATGTCGTGAACGTGACACAGAACAGCGCGTCACAGACACAGACGATTCACTTCATCAAGTAG
- a CDS encoding sodium:solute symporter family protein encodes MSTVFVGILTYIGASLVVGMIVSRKVHSESDYLIAGRQLGYLLTTFSIFATWFGAETCVGAAAAVYDKGLAGGNADPFGYTICLLLMAIIFAVPMWKRKLTTLADLYRQQYSPGVEKLAALIIAPSSVVWAAAQIRAFGHVLSVSSDLQLETCILIATVIVLVYTVSGGLWADAYTDVIQGFALIIGLAVLAVSLGGLEQTPTVGELMRNAWSGSGHGEPESLLTMLDGWAVPIFGSIVAQELISRVLAARSATVARRSAFAATTIYLVIGMIPVYIGLVGVSLLPGIEDSEQVMPQLAMTYLPTLFYVMYAGALASAILSTVDSALLAASALIGHNVILSSRPNMSEQNKLLVARGGVLVLGILAYYLAIYGTTTYEMVEMASGLGSAGIFVISIFALFSKRGGPLAAGAALIVGLGVSVCGSYITPFDGSYVISIVGAFVVYMLVSMREPARA; translated from the coding sequence ATGAGCACGGTGTTCGTCGGGATATTGACGTACATCGGGGCATCGCTCGTGGTCGGCATGATCGTATCGCGGAAGGTACACAGCGAGAGCGACTATCTGATTGCGGGACGGCAGCTTGGCTACTTACTGACAACTTTTTCGATTTTTGCGACTTGGTTCGGCGCGGAAACGTGCGTGGGCGCGGCGGCGGCGGTCTATGACAAAGGACTGGCCGGAGGCAACGCGGACCCGTTCGGCTATACGATCTGCCTGCTGCTCATGGCGATCATTTTCGCGGTGCCGATGTGGAAGCGTAAGCTGACGACGCTGGCGGATCTTTACCGGCAGCAGTATTCACCGGGAGTAGAGAAGCTCGCCGCGCTGATCATTGCGCCGAGTTCGGTCGTGTGGGCTGCGGCGCAGATCCGCGCTTTCGGTCATGTGTTATCGGTGTCTTCGGATTTACAGTTGGAAACGTGCATTCTCATCGCCACGGTGATCGTGCTCGTGTATACGGTGAGCGGCGGGTTGTGGGCGGACGCATACACCGACGTAATCCAGGGTTTCGCGCTGATTATCGGATTAGCGGTGCTGGCGGTGTCGCTTGGGGGTCTGGAGCAGACGCCTACCGTCGGCGAGTTGATGCGGAACGCATGGTCGGGCAGCGGGCATGGTGAGCCGGAAAGCCTGCTGACGATGCTGGACGGGTGGGCGGTGCCGATTTTCGGATCAATCGTAGCGCAAGAGTTGATATCGCGCGTGCTGGCGGCGAGGTCGGCCACAGTGGCGCGGCGGTCAGCTTTTGCGGCGACGACGATCTACCTTGTGATCGGAATGATTCCGGTGTATATTGGCTTGGTGGGCGTGTCGCTGCTGCCGGGAATTGAAGATTCCGAGCAGGTCATGCCGCAACTGGCCATGACCTATTTGCCCACGCTGTTTTACGTGATGTACGCCGGGGCGCTGGCGTCGGCAATTCTCTCGACCGTTGACAGCGCGCTGTTGGCAGCGTCGGCACTGATTGGGCACAATGTGATATTGTCCAGCCGACCGAACATGAGCGAGCAGAACAAACTGCTGGTTGCGCGCGGCGGCGTGCTGGTGCTGGGAATACTGGCCTACTATCTGGCGATCTACGGGACGACGACGTACGAGATGGTTGAGATGGCGTCGGGGTTGGGGAGCGCGGGTATTTTTGTCATATCCATTTTTGCGTTGTTCTCGAAACGCGGCGGACCGCTGGCGGCGGGCGCGGCGCTGATTGTGGGATTGGGAGTCTCCGTGTGTGGAAGCTACATCACGCCGTTTGACGGATCGTATGTAATTTCGATTGTGGGAGCGTTCGTGGTTTACATGCTGGTGTCCATGCGCGAACCTGCGCGCGCGTGA
- a CDS encoding bifunctional anthranilate synthase component I family protein/class IV aminotransferase — MHRRPTAIFTVPASEPWQLRWRAFHDPVAIWMCARPADLRAALQHVQEWQAAGYYVCAALSYEASPAFDGALAIRDAGLMPSAWFAAFERADEYVPTEREFALGAAEVMCEKPRYMDTVRAVLDHIRAGDIYQANFTVRALCDFHGDALGAFGALVQATRVPYACYVDTGATQVVSMSPELFFEKRGREIASEPMKGTAARRPSWDDDEAARLALMASAKDRAELTMIVDLMRNDFGRICRTGSVVTADEFRVRRYPTVLQMTTRVMGTLRDDVELFDVLRATFPPGSVTGAPKIRATEVIREREDTPRGIYCGSVMLCEPNGDITANVAIRTLEINGNTATVGIGSGIVADSDPAREWDEVLLKAKFTQLRPRDFGLYEAFRYVPQSGFQSLDQHLRRLEHSCIYFGRPFPEERIRAHLTELALTLGDAPTRVRLDLQGEEIELTLMPEELGWPNEGVVVMIPDMRLDPEDARLYHKTTLRPEKYTLRAKAKTLGAHECLFRNLRDEFTEGTISSFTFRVRGEWITPALTCGLLPGVWRSGQIESGDTREGVVREQELHVIDAIRIGNSVRGVSTVVKIIREDGTVVYDMTKART, encoded by the coding sequence ATGCATCGGCGACCGACAGCGATATTTACCGTACCCGCATCCGAACCGTGGCAATTGCGGTGGCGCGCCTTCCATGATCCCGTCGCGATTTGGATGTGCGCACGGCCCGCGGACCTGCGCGCGGCGCTGCAACACGTGCAGGAATGGCAGGCGGCAGGCTACTACGTTTGCGCCGCACTTAGCTATGAAGCGAGTCCCGCGTTTGACGGCGCGCTGGCGATACGCGACGCCGGTCTGATGCCAAGCGCGTGGTTTGCGGCGTTCGAGCGCGCGGACGAGTACGTTCCGACAGAGCGAGAGTTCGCATTGGGAGCGGCGGAAGTGATGTGCGAAAAGCCGCGCTACATGGACACCGTGCGGGCAGTTCTGGATCACATTCGCGCGGGCGACATCTATCAGGCGAATTTCACGGTGAGGGCGCTGTGCGATTTTCACGGCGACGCGCTGGGCGCATTTGGTGCACTGGTCCAAGCGACGCGCGTGCCGTACGCGTGTTATGTAGATACCGGTGCGACGCAGGTCGTTTCGATGTCACCGGAGCTGTTTTTCGAGAAGCGGGGACGGGAGATCGCGAGTGAGCCGATGAAGGGCACAGCGGCACGGCGGCCGTCGTGGGACGATGACGAGGCGGCGCGACTGGCGTTAATGGCGAGCGCGAAGGACCGCGCGGAACTGACGATGATCGTGGACCTTATGCGCAACGATTTCGGGCGAATCTGCCGTACGGGTTCGGTCGTCACGGCGGATGAATTTCGCGTGCGCCGCTATCCGACGGTGCTGCAGATGACAACGCGCGTGATGGGCACGCTGCGCGACGACGTGGAGCTGTTCGACGTATTACGCGCGACATTTCCGCCGGGAAGCGTAACGGGTGCGCCAAAGATCCGCGCCACGGAGGTCATCCGCGAGCGCGAAGACACACCGCGCGGAATCTATTGCGGAAGCGTGATGCTGTGCGAGCCGAACGGCGATATCACGGCGAACGTGGCGATCCGGACGCTGGAAATTAACGGCAATACAGCGACGGTTGGCATAGGATCAGGGATTGTGGCCGACAGCGATCCGGCACGGGAATGGGACGAGGTGCTCCTGAAGGCGAAGTTCACGCAGCTTAGGCCGCGGGACTTCGGGCTTTACGAAGCGTTTCGTTACGTGCCGCAGAGCGGCTTTCAGAGTCTTGACCAGCATTTGCGGCGGCTCGAACATTCGTGCATTTACTTCGGGCGGCCTTTCCCAGAGGAAAGGATTCGCGCACATTTGACCGAGCTCGCGTTGACATTGGGTGACGCGCCTACGCGGGTGCGACTGGATTTGCAGGGTGAGGAGATTGAGTTGACGTTAATGCCAGAGGAGTTGGGCTGGCCGAACGAGGGCGTGGTGGTGATGATTCCGGATATGCGACTCGATCCGGAAGATGCGCGGCTCTATCACAAGACAACCCTGAGGCCCGAGAAATACACGCTTCGTGCCAAGGCGAAGACGCTGGGTGCGCACGAGTGTTTGTTTCGCAATTTGCGCGACGAGTTTACAGAGGGGACGATTTCGAGCTTTACGTTTCGGGTGCGCGGCGAGTGGATAACGCCGGCGCTTACCTGTGGATTGTTGCCGGGGGTGTGGCGTAGCGGGCAGATTGAATCAGGAGACACGCGCGAAGGCGTAGTGCGTGAGCAGGAATTGCATGTCATTGATGCGATCCGCATTGGCAATTCAGTACGCGGCGTGAGCACCGTCGTGAAGATCATTCGGGAGGACGGAACGGTCGTGTATGACATGACGAAGGCGCGGACATGA